The Nitrospira sp. KM1 genome includes a window with the following:
- the larE gene encoding ATP-dependent sacrificial sulfur transferase LarE, producing the protein MSMPRQASTDQLTRLRNVFADMRSVLVAYSGGIDSTLVLKMAQDVLGDRALGVTAVSPTLPGEELETAIRVAREIGVRHEIVRTDQLLIPDFVKNDASRCFHCKSDLYQLLDRLRTERNVEWVADGTNLDDMGDDRPGITAASAYHVRSPLLEASCTKSDVRTMAERLGISTWAKPAAACLSSRIPRGMPITIEKLRRVEFAESFLHGEGLRHIRVRDHGDIARIEAPSEDFEKLATAANRERISRQLREFGFRFVCVDLEGYRPGGTSLG; encoded by the coding sequence ATGTCAATGCCCAGGCAAGCTTCCACGGACCAACTGACGCGCTTGCGGAATGTATTTGCCGACATGCGGTCGGTGCTCGTCGCGTATTCCGGGGGCATCGACAGCACATTGGTGTTGAAGATGGCCCAGGATGTGTTGGGAGACCGTGCGCTAGGCGTGACGGCTGTCTCGCCGACGCTCCCAGGCGAGGAACTGGAAACCGCGATCCGGGTTGCAAGAGAAATCGGAGTTCGGCATGAAATCGTGCGAACGGATCAATTATTGATTCCTGATTTTGTCAAGAACGACGCCAGCCGTTGCTTCCATTGCAAATCCGATCTCTATCAGCTGTTGGACAGGTTGCGAACGGAACGGAACGTTGAGTGGGTGGCTGACGGAACAAATCTCGACGATATGGGCGACGACCGGCCCGGCATCACCGCTGCGAGTGCCTATCATGTCCGAAGCCCGCTTCTCGAAGCATCCTGTACGAAATCGGATGTTCGGACGATGGCCGAGCGGCTGGGGATTTCTACCTGGGCGAAACCGGCAGCAGCCTGTTTGTCCTCCCGCATTCCTCGGGGCATGCCGATTACAATAGAAAAATTGCGACGGGTTGAGTTCGCTGAGTCTTTCCTGCACGGAGAAGGCTTGCGACACATCCGCGTTCGCGATCACGGAGACATCGCCAGAATCGAAGCCCCATCTGAGGACTTCGAAAAATTGGCGACGGCTGCCAACCGGGAACGAATCAGCAGACAGCTGAGAGAGTTCGGGTTCCGGTTTGTCTGCGTAGACCTGGAAGGATACAGACCCGGGGGAACCAGTCTAGGATAA
- a CDS encoding AtpZ/AtpI family protein has product MPPSQDPIYAGLGQAVRIGTELIAALIVGGGLGWVVDTYLLESSPWGMAAGLFFGAAAGIRNAYRSAQQWPKS; this is encoded by the coding sequence ATGCCTCCATCACAGGATCCAATATATGCGGGACTCGGGCAAGCCGTTCGAATTGGAACGGAACTGATCGCTGCGCTGATAGTGGGCGGGGGGTTGGGATGGGTCGTCGATACCTATCTCTTGGAGTCGAGTCCCTGGGGCATGGCAGCAGGGTTATTTTTTGGGGCGGCCGCTGGGATACGGAACGCCTATCGATCTGCCCAGCAGTGGCCAAAATCCTAA
- a CDS encoding pitrilysin family protein, translating into MRIRRSAFFHAFITPLAATALTLAIMLCDAAAAEIAPVKFATPNGMTVVILEQHYVPIVEVHALIKAGSSHDLPERAGLANLVASLLDEGTTTRTSKQLAEQIDFVGGALEVKAGEDFTTASARVLKKDVDLAFTLLADILQHPVFNKQDFERIRGQVLGEMASDNDDPGHVAMKAFNQLVFHGHPYRWPLNGTEETVGKITPADVAAFYSKEYVPGQVILTVVGDVTAEQITGLTQTHFGSWKKAALPVRTNKKAAPLEKKTVQLIEKDLMQSSIVLGHGGISRTNPDFYAVTVMNYILGSGGFSSRLMDSIRDKQGLAYGIMSHFDARYMPGSFWISLQTRSEATNQAINGVLAEVKAIRESPVSDQELADAKSFLMGSFPLRLDSTAKLAQVLAQVEFYGLGFEYFSQYPKWIERVTKDDVQRVAKQYLDPHRYAMVVVGNLTKAKIKH; encoded by the coding sequence ATGCGTATCAGGAGATCGGCGTTTTTCCATGCATTCATCACCCCGTTGGCGGCAACCGCACTCACACTCGCGATCATGTTGTGCGACGCCGCCGCGGCCGAAATCGCCCCCGTCAAATTCGCGACGCCCAATGGCATGACCGTCGTCATCCTGGAACAGCACTATGTGCCAATCGTTGAAGTTCATGCCCTGATTAAGGCCGGGTCTTCGCATGACCTCCCGGAACGCGCCGGACTGGCGAATCTCGTCGCCAGTCTGCTCGATGAAGGCACGACCACTCGCACCTCGAAACAGCTTGCCGAACAAATCGACTTCGTCGGCGGAGCTCTGGAAGTGAAAGCCGGCGAGGATTTTACGACCGCATCCGCTCGTGTACTCAAAAAAGACGTGGACTTGGCTTTCACGCTGCTTGCGGACATCTTGCAGCATCCCGTGTTCAACAAACAGGACTTCGAGCGGATCCGAGGCCAAGTCCTCGGCGAAATGGCAAGCGATAACGATGATCCCGGTCACGTCGCGATGAAGGCGTTCAACCAACTCGTGTTCCATGGTCATCCCTACCGATGGCCCCTGAATGGGACTGAAGAGACGGTCGGCAAGATCACTCCGGCCGATGTGGCTGCTTTCTATTCAAAAGAGTATGTCCCAGGCCAGGTCATCCTTACCGTGGTTGGCGATGTGACCGCCGAACAGATCACCGGCTTGACACAAACACATTTTGGGTCTTGGAAGAAGGCTGCTCTGCCGGTGCGGACGAATAAAAAGGCGGCTCCGCTGGAAAAGAAAACCGTGCAGCTCATCGAGAAAGACCTCATGCAATCGAGCATTGTACTCGGGCACGGAGGAATCAGTCGGACGAATCCCGACTTCTATGCCGTCACGGTCATGAACTACATCTTGGGAAGCGGCGGATTTTCCTCCAGGCTGATGGACTCCATCAGGGACAAGCAAGGTCTGGCATACGGCATCATGAGTCATTTCGATGCGCGATATATGCCCGGATCATTTTGGATTAGTTTGCAAACGCGAAGTGAGGCGACTAATCAGGCCATCAACGGAGTATTGGCTGAAGTCAAAGCCATCCGGGAATCTCCGGTATCCGATCAGGAACTTGCCGATGCCAAATCCTTTCTCATGGGAAGCTTCCCCCTACGCCTCGATTCAACCGCCAAGCTCGCCCAGGTGTTGGCCCAAGTGGAATTTTACGGCTTGGGATTCGAATACTTTTCGCAATATCCGAAATGGATCGAACGCGTGACGAAGGATGACGTCCAGCGAGTGGCTAAACAGTACCTAGATCCCCACCGATATGCGATGGTGGTGGTTGGTAATCTCACGAAGGCTAAGATCAAACATTAG
- a CDS encoding transglycosylase SLT domain-containing protein, with translation MAVGKNRYRSMPVLVSTGLMVLISVGLTASTYSSADSPSQISDSDSCDAAEVCFQAGALPKERLRNVMVKDQVSSLQLERLRLLMEKFPSTTWAKRGGLLSGVLLIQRNPPVAIQYLRGAQRDFPVLDDYIRLWIGEASLNIGDASMAANMFESIPVAAPDTNLSAKAAYRAGEAWYQSSDCMHAEEWFAKALALNEKDTNAPQALFRRAACRLREDRVAEGREVLRQLWVRYPSSPEAKEAAGLLASNLGGEPWAPAPADRLARAQGFFAQAYHQEAIDEFRHFLSSDPNSPRRSEARLKLGVAQVRLKQYDHARETFSGVVKTGGGEAQEAAVWLARVYLRRGEGEKLLEVARSAQTSALSPEQKGQIVLFAGIWLEDQKLFDDAIARYRQVAKSGEPASQRAEGQWRAGWVYYRMGRYREAVEVLRTLVEKYDSDFEPQALYWTARAVEQGRLSTPDEYYREICQRFVYTYYCQLARERTAISFDGTSGAIPSNGVLAPDGEFSQLSLRSQIARDHAYRRALELKTLGLDAEAAREVAVLTDRYGRDPALVMTLSTMLNEVGAYNYALRLARSQFRDKLERTGGTFSTSVWQAAYPTGLLPTIKLQGAKGVDPYLIAAIIREESQYDLKAVSRVGAIGLMQVMPATANTMAQRLGLPAVGREDLFDQDTNIRIGVRYVEQLLDQYSGNLVYTIAAYNAGPPVVTTWINQYRGQSQDEFVELIPYQETRQYVKRVLRSYREYMRLGSTS, from the coding sequence ATGGCTGTAGGCAAAAATCGGTACCGCTCGATGCCCGTGCTCGTTTCAACGGGTCTCATGGTTCTCATCTCGGTCGGGTTGACCGCCTCAACATATTCGTCGGCTGATTCTCCTTCTCAAATCTCGGATTCTGATTCGTGTGACGCGGCGGAGGTGTGCTTCCAAGCCGGAGCGTTGCCGAAGGAACGGCTGAGAAATGTGATGGTGAAAGACCAAGTCTCATCACTGCAGCTTGAACGGCTGCGTCTCCTGATGGAGAAATTCCCTTCTACGACATGGGCGAAGCGAGGCGGTCTGCTGTCCGGAGTCCTTCTGATTCAACGTAATCCTCCGGTGGCTATTCAATATCTACGCGGAGCCCAACGCGATTTTCCGGTGCTGGATGACTACATCCGACTATGGATCGGTGAAGCCTCCTTGAACATTGGTGATGCCAGCATGGCCGCGAACATGTTCGAGAGCATTCCCGTCGCCGCTCCCGACACCAACCTTTCGGCGAAGGCCGCCTACCGTGCAGGTGAAGCCTGGTATCAATCATCAGACTGCATGCATGCAGAGGAATGGTTCGCGAAAGCTCTTGCGCTGAATGAAAAGGACACAAACGCTCCCCAGGCGTTGTTTCGTCGGGCAGCATGTCGGCTTCGTGAAGACCGAGTCGCCGAAGGCCGCGAGGTTCTGAGGCAGTTGTGGGTACGCTATCCTTCCAGCCCTGAGGCGAAAGAGGCTGCAGGATTGCTTGCATCAAACTTAGGGGGCGAACCGTGGGCGCCAGCTCCGGCCGACCGGCTTGCGAGAGCACAGGGCTTTTTTGCGCAGGCCTACCATCAGGAAGCCATCGACGAGTTCCGGCACTTCTTGAGCAGCGACCCGAATTCTCCTCGTAGAAGTGAGGCCAGGCTGAAGCTCGGGGTTGCCCAGGTGCGACTCAAGCAATACGACCATGCCAGAGAGACATTCTCGGGCGTCGTGAAAACCGGAGGAGGAGAGGCTCAGGAGGCTGCGGTATGGTTAGCGAGAGTGTACCTTCGCCGAGGAGAAGGAGAGAAACTGCTGGAAGTGGCGCGATCAGCACAAACCTCAGCTCTGTCGCCGGAGCAAAAGGGGCAAATTGTGCTTTTCGCAGGCATTTGGTTGGAGGATCAAAAGCTATTCGATGACGCAATCGCGCGCTACCGTCAGGTGGCAAAATCCGGCGAACCGGCCTCTCAACGGGCAGAAGGCCAATGGCGAGCAGGGTGGGTCTATTATCGGATGGGCCGATATCGTGAGGCCGTCGAAGTGTTGCGTACTCTGGTCGAAAAGTACGACAGCGACTTCGAACCCCAGGCGCTCTATTGGACGGCGCGAGCTGTAGAACAGGGGCGGCTGTCCACTCCCGACGAATATTATAGGGAGATATGCCAACGGTTCGTGTACACCTACTATTGCCAGCTTGCCCGTGAACGAACCGCAATTTCATTCGATGGAACATCGGGTGCCATTCCCTCTAATGGAGTGCTTGCGCCTGATGGTGAGTTCTCCCAATTGTCACTGCGGTCTCAGATTGCTCGAGACCACGCCTACCGGCGTGCTCTCGAGCTTAAGACGTTGGGTTTAGATGCGGAAGCTGCCCGAGAAGTTGCCGTCCTTACGGATCGTTATGGCCGAGACCCGGCTCTCGTCATGACATTATCCACGATGCTGAATGAAGTCGGAGCCTACAATTATGCGCTTCGTCTGGCACGATCCCAATTTCGGGACAAACTCGAACGGACGGGAGGTACCTTCTCCACATCGGTATGGCAGGCTGCCTACCCCACTGGTCTTCTTCCAACGATTAAACTTCAAGGCGCAAAGGGTGTAGACCCGTATTTGATTGCGGCGATCATACGTGAAGAAAGTCAGTACGATCTCAAGGCGGTATCAAGGGTAGGAGCGATCGGACTCATGCAGGTCATGCCCGCGACCGCCAATACGATGGCTCAGCGCCTGGGACTTCCAGCGGTCGGTCGAGAGGATCTCTTCGATCAGGATACGAACATTCGCATCGGTGTTCGATACGTTGAGCAACTGCTAGATCAATATTCGGGAAATCTCGTGTACACGATTGCGGCCTATAATGCCGGTCCTCCTGTCGTGACCACCTGGATCAATCAATATCGCGGACAAAGCCAGGATGAGTTCGTGGAATTGATCCCGTACCAGGAAACGAGACAGTACGTAAAGCGCGTGTTGCGAAGCTATCGGGAATACATGAGGCTTGGCAGTACTTCCTGA
- a CDS encoding cell division protein ZapA produces MTRTTEVEIYGQRYAIRGEAEEAYVRRLAGFVDGQMRHVAAGMSTATPSKLAVLAALNLAHQLFEAEKKRAQGEADVERRMTSIMESIEEQVSTSLFR; encoded by the coding sequence TTGACTAGAACGACGGAAGTCGAGATCTACGGCCAGCGATATGCGATTCGTGGAGAGGCCGAAGAAGCGTATGTCCGCAGATTAGCTGGGTTTGTGGACGGGCAAATGCGTCATGTTGCTGCTGGAATGAGCACAGCGACGCCCTCTAAGCTGGCGGTTCTAGCCGCGCTCAACTTGGCGCATCAGCTTTTTGAGGCGGAAAAGAAGCGAGCCCAGGGGGAGGCCGATGTCGAACGTCGAATGACGTCGATCATGGAATCGATCGAGGAACAGGTTTCAACATCGCTGTTTCGCTAA
- a CDS encoding F0F1 ATP synthase subunit A gives MEESPLHPFELHNIVPINFAGLDISINKAVIIMWVVVALVAFLMVKAGGARQLVPGKLQSLAEMLVDFIRGIILDTMGKDGMRFFPLVATLFLFILFCNLIGLIPGSYTVTSQIIVTAVFAIAVYALSLIMGFLIHGAKFLGILVPPGTPAWLLPLMVPIELISQLARPISLAVRLFANMTAGHVILGVLFGLAISGGLLIGWLPFAFTIAMNGLEVGIAFIQAYIFTVLTCVYLGDAFHLHGHDDHAH, from the coding sequence ATGGAAGAAAGTCCCCTACATCCCTTCGAACTTCATAACATTGTCCCGATTAATTTCGCAGGCCTGGATATATCGATTAATAAGGCCGTGATCATTATGTGGGTCGTCGTGGCACTCGTGGCCTTCCTGATGGTCAAGGCCGGGGGGGCAAGGCAGTTAGTTCCGGGAAAATTACAGAGCCTGGCTGAAATGCTTGTCGATTTCATTCGTGGAATTATCCTGGACACGATGGGCAAGGATGGGATGCGGTTTTTCCCGCTAGTGGCCACCTTATTTCTCTTCATTCTATTCTGCAATCTCATCGGCTTGATTCCAGGGTCTTATACGGTCACAAGCCAGATTATTGTCACAGCGGTGTTTGCCATTGCGGTCTACGCACTGAGCCTTATCATGGGATTTCTCATACATGGCGCAAAGTTTCTGGGCATTTTAGTGCCGCCCGGGACCCCGGCGTGGCTGTTGCCGCTGATGGTTCCTATCGAACTCATCAGCCAGTTGGCCCGCCCGATTTCTCTTGCGGTACGGCTGTTCGCCAATATGACCGCCGGGCATGTCATCCTCGGCGTCTTGTTCGGGCTGGCGATTAGCGGTGGGTTGCTGATTGGCTGGCTGCCGTTTGCATTCACGATCGCGATGAACGGATTGGAAGTTGGTATCGCCTTCATCCAAGCCTACATCTTTACGGTTCTGACATGCGTCTATCTGGGGGACGCGTTCCACCTACATGGCCACGATGATCATGCGCACTAA
- the zapB gene encoding cell division protein ZapB gives MALDRLDALESRVKDLVKLIHELKKKNVALEEDLKTMRQRFADQNDSNRRWERERIDIKTRIEKVLGEIELLECFEERKEVAID, from the coding sequence ATGGCTTTGGATCGTCTGGATGCATTGGAGTCGCGCGTTAAGGATTTAGTGAAGCTTATTCATGAATTGAAAAAGAAGAATGTCGCATTGGAGGAAGATCTCAAGACGATGCGCCAGCGATTTGCCGATCAGAACGATTCGAATCGACGTTGGGAGCGGGAGCGGATCGATATTAAGACGAGAATTGAAAAAGTGCTGGGAGAGATCGAGCTGTTGGAGTGCTTTGAAGAACGCAAGGAGGTGGCCATTGACTAG
- the atpF gene encoding F0F1 ATP synthase subunit B has protein sequence MPQFESHFFSSLIFWEVVSFAILLFVLYKYAFPGILAVLEERERKIKDSLDQAERHRFEAEGRLKEYEAKLNAASKEAEGLLAAAKERAQRLLEENEQRLTSEAERIKGDATREIDQERRKAVQEIRSQTTELALMVAEKVVQRSLTDADHRRLADEALDALAKSPAR, from the coding sequence ATGCCGCAGTTTGAATCACACTTTTTCTCCTCGCTCATTTTTTGGGAGGTCGTATCCTTTGCGATCCTCCTTTTCGTGCTCTACAAGTACGCCTTCCCAGGCATTCTTGCGGTCCTGGAAGAGCGAGAGCGGAAAATCAAGGACAGTTTGGATCAGGCCGAACGGCATCGGTTCGAGGCCGAGGGACGACTCAAGGAATACGAGGCCAAGCTCAATGCGGCCTCAAAGGAAGCTGAAGGTCTTCTCGCGGCGGCAAAGGAGCGGGCTCAACGCCTGTTGGAGGAGAATGAGCAGCGGTTGACCTCTGAAGCTGAGCGGATCAAGGGGGACGCCACCAGAGAAATCGATCAGGAGCGTAGAAAGGCCGTTCAGGAGATTCGGTCACAGACGACCGAATTGGCATTGATGGTGGCCGAAAAAGTTGTTCAACGAAGTTTGACTGATGCCGATCACCGCAGATTGGCTGATGAAGCCCTCGATGCCCTCGCAAAGTCGCCAGCTCGCTGA
- a CDS encoding pitrilysin family protein, which translates to MTSLLRRSALSLLLASLSLPFDMTSVSAASDTREFLLSNGMKVLISEVPKAPVATVQVWYKVGSRNEVMGRAGLSHMLEHMMFKGTAKYPKGAFSRLIRKSGGMDNAFTSQDFTAYFENLAADRVELALEMEADRMQGLILDLEELKTEREVVKEERRLRTEDDPQGALVEALFAQAYMSHPYHWPVIGWFGDLDAMTLDDLQRHYDTYYSPNNATLVIVGDVNADGLISTIRQLFEPIPRGPEPKPVATMEGDQKGERRFYLKRDAQVPFVMMGYRVPNYTSEDSYALDVLESILSRGKSSRLYQSLVYEQSVSLAVGAEYGLMQTDPGLFYFYALVRPGVGVETVEEALQKEIKRIQTDPPTEQELQRAKNQVEAARVFEQDSNFRHAMLLGQAEAVGAGWRKVEQFLERIRAVTPKDVQRVAVQYLTDDARTVGTLIPVPPKQPEMTSTSGPQGKP; encoded by the coding sequence ATGACCAGCCTGCTCCGCCGCTCAGCCTTATCGCTTTTGCTTGCCTCGCTTAGTTTACCGTTCGACATGACGTCTGTTTCTGCCGCTTCGGACACTCGCGAATTCTTACTGTCAAATGGGATGAAGGTTCTGATCAGTGAGGTGCCGAAAGCGCCCGTAGCCACGGTACAGGTCTGGTATAAGGTCGGCTCCCGCAATGAAGTGATGGGGCGAGCCGGTCTTTCCCATATGTTGGAACATATGATGTTCAAGGGGACCGCTAAATATCCAAAAGGAGCATTCTCACGATTGATCCGTAAAAGCGGAGGGATGGACAACGCCTTCACCAGTCAGGACTTCACGGCATATTTTGAGAATCTCGCAGCTGATCGGGTGGAACTGGCTCTAGAAATGGAAGCCGATCGCATGCAAGGACTCATTCTTGATTTGGAAGAGCTGAAAACGGAGCGGGAGGTCGTCAAGGAAGAGCGCCGCCTGCGAACTGAAGATGATCCTCAGGGTGCGCTTGTCGAAGCATTGTTTGCGCAAGCATACATGAGCCACCCTTACCACTGGCCGGTGATCGGTTGGTTTGGAGACCTCGACGCCATGACGCTCGATGACCTCCAGCGGCATTACGATACGTATTATTCTCCGAACAATGCGACGTTGGTCATCGTCGGTGACGTGAATGCGGATGGATTAATATCAACGATTCGGCAGTTGTTTGAACCCATTCCTCGAGGACCCGAACCCAAACCAGTGGCGACCATGGAGGGGGACCAAAAGGGAGAGCGACGCTTCTACCTGAAACGAGATGCGCAGGTCCCGTTCGTCATGATGGGGTATCGGGTCCCCAATTATACCAGTGAAGATTCCTACGCGCTGGATGTGCTGGAATCCATCCTGTCGCGCGGCAAGAGTTCTCGTCTGTACCAAAGCCTCGTGTACGAGCAGAGCGTGTCGCTTGCGGTCGGCGCTGAGTATGGTTTGATGCAAACCGATCCTGGGCTGTTCTATTTCTATGCGCTTGTGCGGCCTGGTGTGGGCGTTGAAACCGTTGAAGAGGCCCTCCAAAAAGAAATCAAGCGGATCCAAACAGATCCTCCTACCGAGCAGGAGCTGCAACGGGCTAAAAATCAGGTCGAAGCCGCCCGTGTCTTCGAGCAAGATTCGAATTTCAGGCATGCCATGTTGTTAGGTCAGGCTGAAGCGGTTGGCGCCGGATGGCGCAAAGTCGAACAGTTTTTGGAACGAATTCGCGCCGTCACTCCCAAAGACGTCCAACGGGTTGCGGTGCAGTATCTGACCGATGACGCCCGAACGGTCGGAACGCTCATCCCCGTACCGCCCAAACAGCCGGAGATGACGTCGACATCCGGACCGCAAGGGAAACCGTGA
- the rlmN gene encoding 23S rRNA (adenine(2503)-C(2))-methyltransferase RlmN, with protein sequence MNGRLLVPIFYAVLGYRMPRVASSPNQINLLSLTEDGLASLVKDLNWPAYRSIQILRWLYQRRVRSVDEMTNLSVEDRKRLAARAVIGRPDHCRILRASDGTAKLLVALNDGLTVETVLIPDDERLTLCVSTQVGCTLDCNFCLTGTMGLRRNLKAYEIVEQVLTAQDHLRKDERITNLVFMGMGEPLANVNELSDAVRRLTNKTWGLTWSARRITVSTAGLASRMRDIAPLGVNLAISLNATTEAQRDSLMPGAQRISSLKALLAACRRYPLPPGRRLTFEYVLLAGVNDQENDARRLAQLLRGMTCKVNLIPFNEFQSSPYRRPSDVSVLAFQSIIRRAGIDAFIRKSRGREVLGACGQLGTLPASVAEGALTQIESHC encoded by the coding sequence ATGAATGGTCGGCTCCTTGTTCCCATTTTTTACGCTGTGTTAGGCTACCGGATGCCCAGAGTCGCCTCGTCTCCCAATCAGATCAATTTACTGTCATTGACCGAAGACGGTCTCGCCAGCCTCGTCAAAGACCTGAACTGGCCGGCGTACCGTTCCATTCAAATTCTTCGATGGCTCTATCAGCGGCGCGTTCGATCCGTCGATGAGATGACCAATTTAAGCGTGGAGGACCGGAAGCGACTCGCTGCCCGGGCTGTCATTGGGCGCCCCGACCATTGCAGAATCCTCCGTGCCTCTGATGGCACCGCCAAACTACTTGTCGCACTCAACGATGGGTTGACCGTGGAAACAGTGCTGATCCCCGACGACGAACGGCTGACATTGTGCGTTTCGACTCAGGTCGGATGTACGCTGGACTGCAACTTCTGTCTCACGGGAACCATGGGATTGCGACGTAATCTGAAGGCCTACGAAATCGTTGAACAGGTCCTGACCGCTCAAGACCATCTGCGGAAAGACGAGCGCATTACCAACCTCGTGTTCATGGGCATGGGGGAGCCGCTCGCGAACGTGAACGAACTATCTGATGCCGTCCGACGCCTGACGAATAAAACATGGGGGCTTACTTGGTCAGCCCGGAGGATCACGGTGTCCACTGCCGGTTTGGCTTCGCGTATGAGGGATATCGCACCGTTGGGAGTCAACCTCGCCATCTCTCTCAACGCGACTACGGAAGCCCAACGTGACTCGTTGATGCCGGGGGCACAACGCATCTCGTCGCTAAAAGCTCTCCTGGCGGCCTGTCGGCGATATCCGCTGCCTCCGGGTCGGCGCCTCACCTTTGAATATGTCTTACTGGCAGGCGTCAACGACCAGGAAAACGATGCACGCAGGCTCGCGCAACTGTTGCGGGGCATGACATGCAAAGTCAACCTCATCCCCTTCAATGAGTTTCAGAGCAGTCCCTACCGTCGCCCGTCCGATGTCTCGGTACTGGCCTTTCAATCGATCATCCGTCGGGCCGGGATTGATGCATTCATTCGGAAAAGCCGGGGTCGAGAGGTGCTTGGTGCGTGCGGTCAGCTCGGCACGTTACCCGCTTCGGTAGCTGAAGGAGCCTTGACACAAATTGAATCGCATTGTTAG
- the atpE gene encoding ATP synthase F0 subunit C: MDSAAAALLGMGLAAAGFAGAGVGIGYIFGKMIEAVARQPEAEGRIGKYMWIGFALVEAIALYGLVIAFIIMGLRK, translated from the coding sequence ATGGATTCAGCAGCCGCAGCATTATTGGGAATGGGATTGGCCGCCGCCGGGTTCGCTGGCGCCGGAGTCGGGATCGGATATATTTTCGGCAAGATGATTGAAGCGGTCGCACGGCAGCCGGAAGCCGAAGGTCGCATTGGCAAGTACATGTGGATCGGATTTGCGCTGGTCGAAGCCATTGCGCTTTACGGCCTCGTGATCGCGTTTATCATCATGGGACTTCGCAAGTAG